In Halobacterium noricense, the genomic stretch CCGATGCGGGTCGCGTACGCGATAGCCTCGGGGCTGCGGTGGTTTTTCATCGCCTGCCCGCGGGGGTACGACCACATCGCGACGGGGAGGTCGCGGTCCCGGGCGGACTCCTGGACGTCGCGGAACTCTTCGAACATCTCCGGTTCGCGATTCGACCCGGCATAGACGGTGTATCCGACCGCATCAGCGCCTAGCTCGACCGCGCGCTCGACGGAACAGGTCTGGGGCGAGTAGGGCTCGCCCGACCAGAGGCCAGACGTGCCGTTGAGCTTCGCCAGCAGCGACACCGAGTCCTCGTAGGACGGGTAGTACGTCTCGGCGAGGCCCTTGTGGACGGCGAATCCGGTCACCGCGTCGTGGGTCGCCATCTCGAAGACCTCGCGAGGGTCGAGCCGTTCAGGCACGTCCTCGAAGGCGGCCGGTCCGTGCTCCAGGCCGTGATCGTGGGCCAGAATCAGCGACCGACCGTTCCTCGTGAGCGGATTGTCTTCTGATACCTTCATATTCGAGTGTTACTACGCACTAACAATCGCTTAGTAGTACTGAATACGATTGTTTCGTATCGGTTTTCCCACAACATGTCTTTCATCGGTAATCGTCGAGGATTCACTCTCGAGAAGAGTCGCCCGAACAGCGGACAAATCGGTCTCGTTA encodes the following:
- a CDS encoding class I fructose-bisphosphate aldolase, with the translated sequence MKVSEDNPLTRNGRSLILAHDHGLEHGPAAFEDVPERLDPREVFEMATHDAVTGFAVHKGLAETYYPSYEDSVSLLAKLNGTSGLWSGEPYSPQTCSVERAVELGADAVGYTVYAGSNREPEMFEEFRDVQESARDRDLPVAMWSYPRGQAMKNHRSPEAIAYATRIGLELGADLVKVKWPRSPEAMSRAVDAAGEANVVLSGGSKTTDYEFLSLVEAAVDAGASGLAVGRNVWQREDPERILDALEGVVFEGESASDVLER